The sequence AGAAGCTTTTCTATCTGGTACCATTTATCAGTAGAGCTTTCTCTTCTTGTTATACCAAAATATCCCGCACATCCAGGGCCTTTCAGTGTAGCTATTCCCCTTCCTACAAATGCTCTAACTGCATCTACTGTTTCAGGCGGATCTGTGATGAAAGTATCAAACTTTCTCAAGGCATACTCTGGTAGGGGTTTTCTAAGATCGAAAGTAAATATTTCTACATTATCATATCCTAGTTCCTCTGCTGTTTTTTCAATAAAGTTTGTAAGGCGTTCATCGATATCAAGAACCGCAATTCTCTTTGGAAGGCCTGAAAGCATTAAAGCAATGCTTGTAAGATCATCATCCCCTAAAACAAAGACCTCTTTATTCTCTAAGTCTCCTCTAGTATGCATTAAAGCAATTCTTGAGACTGTTGTTTCGGGAGTTACATAAGCTTGATCAAACTCATGTTTCGGTTCAGGTCTCTCTTTTACAATCTCTTTAAATTGCTCAAGAAGCTCGCTGAATGCATCAAGTTCGACAGTCTTTCCTTCACAATGTTTGCAGGTGTAATCCTCTCTTTTTCCAATCCCATACTTCTCCACAAGCTCCTTGCCCTTTTGAGTGAGAATTATGCCCTCTCTGAATTCAACGTAGTTTAAGTCGTGGAGTGCTTCAACAACTGCAACTACAAGTGGAAGTGGTTCCTCACTTAGATCAACGATCTTCCATGGATTATTGCTCGCTAAAATAGCACTTAATACATTCTCGATTTTTCTCTCATAAACCGGAATGGGGGTTTTCTCTTTAACTCTCTCCACAATATCCATCATCTTCACTCCCTCCGATTAAATTTTTAACAAAACCGTTGGAAGAAGTTCAGATGCACCCATTTTAAAGTTTTTGGAATACATTTTTAGCCTGTGCTCCCTTAAGAAGATAGGTGAATAGAATGGCAATTTATTTCATAGGACTTGGACTTTATGATGAAAAGGATATCACTCTTAAAGGTCTAGAAATAGCAAAGAAGTGTGAATTATTATTCGCAGAGTTTTACACCTCTCTTTTAGCAGGGACTACCATAGAAAAAATAGAGCAACAGATAGGAAAACCTATTAGAGTTCTAAATCGAGAGGATGTTGAACTAAACTTTGAAAAGATAGTTCTCAAGGAGGCCAAAGAAAAGAACGTTGCTTTTTTAACCGCTGGAGATCCAATGGTAGCCACTACACACGCGGATCTAAGGATAAGAGCAAAACAGAGGGGAATAGAAAGTTACATTATTCATGCCCCCTCAATATACTCAGCCATATCAATAACAGGGCTTCATATCTATAAATTTGGAAAAAGCGCTACTGTCGCATATCCAGAAAAAAATTGGTTTCCAACAAGCCACTATGATGTACTAAAAGAAAACAAAGAACGTGGGCTCCATACTCTCCTCTTTCTTGACATAAAGGCAGACCAAGGAAGGTATATGAGCGCAAATGAAGCTATGCGCATCCTTCTACAGATAGAAGAAATGAAGAAAGAGGATGTCTTCACTGAGAACACATTAGCGATCGTACTCGCTAGAGCAGGGTCACTAACTCCCACACTTAAGGCCGGATATGTAAAAGAACTGATAAAAGAAGATTTTGGAAAACAACCTCACGTATTAATAGTCCCAGGCAAGCTTCATATAGTAGAAGCAGAATATCTCGTGGAATTTGCCAACGCCCCAAAGGAAATATTGAAAGATGTTTAACCAAATTTCTTTCTTTTTCTGTTTATTGGGGCAATGTAGTGTTGATAAAAGGCTCTCAGCTTTCTTGTGTACTCTTCTACCCATTCTCCGCTGATTTTCCTCCTCGCCACTCCATCTTTCATGGCTTGCTCTGCAACCGCTCTTGCTTCCCTTGGATAAACTTCCGGGTGCAGGGGAGTAGGAATTATGTATTCCTCAGAAAGTTCCTCATCTGAAACAACTTTAGCTATTGCCTCCGCCGCTGCTATGTTCATGTTCAATGTTATCTCCTTTGCTCTCACGTCCAACGCTCCTCTGAATATCCCTGGAAATCCCAGAACATTGTTTATTTGGTTAGGATAATCACTTCTACCAGTAGCAACTATCCTAGCACCTGCTTTTTTGGCCTTTTCAGGCATGATCTCCGGAATTGGATTTGCCATTGCAAAAACTATAGCATCATCGCTCATTTTTTGGATCATTTCTTCATTTACACTCTCTCCTACACTGACTCCTATGAAAACGTCTGCTCCTTCAATGGCATCGATCAAATCTCCCTCTATGCCGTATATGTTAAATCTGGCCACTTCTCTTTTGTATGGATTTAAGCCTTCTCTGCCCTCATAAATTACTCCCTTCCTGTCTACCATCACTATTTCTTTAACCCCCTTATGGTGGAGGATTTTGGCTATTGCAATTCCTGCTGCACCAGCTCCTTTTATGACAACTTTTATGTCCTCAAACTTTTTCCCAACAATTTTTAATGCATTTATAAGTCCCGCTAAAGTAACAACTGCTGTTCCATGCTGATCATCGTGGAAAACTGGAATATCCAACTCCCTCTTTAACTTTTCTTCAATTTCAAAACACCTAGGGGCAGAAATATCCTCAAGATTTATACCTCCAAATCCTCTTGAAATCAACTTTACAGTATTTACAATCTCATCGACTTCTTTAGTGTCTATTAGTATTGGAAAAGCATCTACTCCAGCTAACACTTTAAAAAGAACACATTTTCCCTCCAGAACGGGCATTCCAGCCAAGCCACCAATATCTCCAAGACCCAGCACTGCAGAACCATCAGAAATAACAGCTACAGTATTTGGAATTATAGTATAATCCTCATAACTCTCTCCAGCAACAATAGCTCTACACGGTTCAGCAACCCCTGGTGTATAAGCCAAGCTGAGATCATAAGGATCCTCCACTTTCACCTTTGGGATAATTTCTATCTTACCATTTCCTGGAAAATTATTCCTATGATATCCAAGAGCATGTTCGGCAAGCCTTTTTCTAAATTCTTCATCAATCATTTACAACAACCCCTTCCTTATCTTGTATGCTCTTTATAAACATTTACGTTTCTTTAGTTTAACATGTTCATGTCCAAAAATATTTAAATATCCTTATTATTTTAGCATTTTTGTATCAATTTGAGGTGAGCGAAATGTCGTGGTTCGAGGAGTATTTTGAGTTCACGGAGTATAGAACAAATATGAAAACCGAAGTGCTCGCCGGTATTACAACGTTTATGACTATGGCATACATACTCTTTGTAAACCCAGCTATATTGAGTGACGCAATAGGTAAGGAAGCATTTAACTCACTTGTAGCTGTTACAGCATTAGCAGCAGGAATATCCACAATAATAATGGGACTCTATGCAAAGAAACCTTTTGCATTAGCTCCAGGAATGGGCCTTAACGCTTATTTCGCATACAGCGTTGTTATTGGGATGGGTTATGATTGGAGAGTTGCCCTCGCAGCTGTTTTCGTTGAAGGTATACTTTTCATAGTACTAAGCGTGACAAAAGTAAGAAGTGCCATAATACATGCAATTCCCTTGAGTCAGAAGTATGCTGTTGGAGCAGGTATAGGTCTTTTCTTAACGTTTATAGGTCTCAACGATGTTGGCCTTTTAACGGCCTTTGTTGATGAAAGTGGTGTCTTAAAGTTCACTGGCTTTAACGTATCCGCACTTGCCACGAAGCCCATAATGCTATTCTTCTTTGGACTATTCCTCGCAGGAGTCCTTATCACCCTTAGAATTAAAGGAGCTTTGTTGATCTCAATCATCACCACTAGTATACTTGGATGGATAACTGGTGCCGCACCTTGGCCAGACCATATCTTTTCAACACCAAACATAAGCTACACCTTCTTAAAGCTTGATCTCCAGGGGCTTCTCAATGTGGGGGCTATTGGTGTAGTATTTGCCTTCTTTATGGTAGATTTCTTCGACACACTTGGAACAGTCACAGGATTGAGTGCCAAAGCAGGATTTCTAACAAAAGAAGGAAAAGTACCAGATGCTGAAAAGGTACTTTTAACTGATGCAATAGGTACGACTTTTGGAGCATTGCTTGGCACTTCAACGGTTACTACATACATAGAAAGTGCGGCTGGTATAGAAGAAGGTGGAAGAACAGGAATGACAGCCCTCGTTACAGGTCTTCTGTTCCTAGCAGTAGGGTTGTTCATAGCTCCACTTGCCCAAGCTATCCCTGCATTTGCAACAGCCCCAGCTCTTGTTATAGTGGGTTACTACATGCTAAGTGCAATAAGAGGAGTAGACTTTGACGATGCAAGTGAAGCTATTCCAGCATTCCTAGTACTCATAACCATACCTTACACTTACTCAATTGCAGATGGAATAGGAATGGGCTTCATAAGCTACACCATACTTAAGCTCTTCAGCGGCCGTGGAAAAGAAATACACCCACTCATGTACATATTAACCTTGATCTTCATAGGATACTTTGCATATTTAGGAGGGGTCTTCTGACCCCCTAAAATTTAAGAAAAGAGCTTTTCTCAACTTTTTTCTTTAGACTCCTTCAGAAATTGCTTAAGCACATAAGGACAGTGCTCCTGTATGTACTTGGCAAATTCTTTCATTCTCTCAGCTGTTATTTCATGCACATAATGTTCAAACTGGCATGCATCTTCTTCTGCTATCTCAGGGGGAATCCCAAGGATTTCGGTAAAGAATTTCATTAAAAGTAGATGCTTTTGGTAGGTAGATTTTGCAACTTCTACTCCCTTCTCAGTTAGTAAAATCCTATCATATTTCTCATACTCAATAAATCCTTTCTCATTAAGCTTTTTGAGCGCATCAACAACACTCGGGGGCCTTACCCCGAGTTTTTTTGAGATATCTTTTACCCTAATTATCCCCTTATTCTTTTGAAGAATATACATAGTCTCCAAGTACTCCTCTTCCCTTTTACTTATTTCCACACACCTCACCTAGGTTAGAGTAACCTAAATAATTTAAGTGCTTTTTGGTTTTACAAAAAATAATTGAAAAATTATCTAGCCAGTTCAATACCCTTCTCTAAGGCTAAAATATTAACTTCCCACAGCTTAGCCTTCAATGTTTCTCTAATGCCCTCAATGATGCTTTCCTTCCTTAGTGGTACCAAACCTCTACCGTAAGCATAACCAAGCATTAAAACCCCAAGGGTTCGTGGATTAATTTTATCTGCCTCCTTTTGGAAATTCATCATTTCAACAGGACATATTCTTTTTAAGGCCTTCTGGATGTCATCCAAATCTGGGTATTCCTCTTTCCCGACCAAAGTGGTGGCTGTGTGAATAGGATATGCGTTGACTATTGCATAACTTTTTCCACTTAAAAAGCGAGCATTTCTTAAGGCCTCCGCAGGTTCAAGAGCCAGCATTAAATCAGCCTCTCCTTCTTCAATTAGAGGAGAATAAACCTCTTCTCCAAAACGAAGATAGCTAAGCACGCTTCCATACCTCTGGCTCATTCCAAGAGTTTCACCAATTCTGACATTATAACCCTCTTTCATTGCGGCATTTCCAATGATTCTTGAGAGTGTAAGCCCCCCTTGACCACCAACACCGGTTATGATTAAATTGAACTCCATACCTGTCACCGAGAATATTAAGAGAGAGGGGTTAAAAATCTGGCGCTCGAGAGAAGATTTATTTATTAGATGCCCTATCTATTTTCATGGGATTTGAAGAATATTATCAGGCATTTAGGGCATATACTGATATTTACTCAAAGGAATACCAAAAGAGGATAGAAGAACTTGAGCCCTATTTACTCAAATTCATGGAGAAGAAAGGAAAAGTTCTAGATTTGGCTTGTGGAGTTGGAGGATTTTCATTTCTTCTTGAAGAGTATGGATTCGATGTAATCGGAGTGGATATCAGTGAAAAGATGATAGAGAAAGCCAAGACTTATGGAAACGAAAAGAACTCTAAAGTCGAATTCCTTATTGGGGATGCTATGAATCTTCCCTTTGAAGGTAATACATTTGACTATGTAATATTTCTTGGAAACACAACGACACATTTTTTACCAAGAGAACTAAATAAGGTCTTCAAAGAAGTAAGGAGGATCCTTAAAAAGGAAGGGCTCTTTTTAATAAACTTTATAGATATGAGAGAGCTACTCTCTCGAATCCAGATGGGAACTGTCATAGGAGAAAAATATTGGATTAATAAAGTCATGATAGATAAAGAAGAGAAAACCGCCTTGATAGAATACAAAAGTGATGAAATCACTTTTCGAGTCAGATTTGTTATTTGGGGAAGTACAACTGTAGACCTACTTGCAAGAATGTATTTTACTCCAATAGAGACCATTAAACTTGATGAACTTTCATATCTAAACATCTATAAGAAAAAATAAGAAACTAAGACTCGAGTCTAAGCCTCTTAATGACAAATTCCCTGTCCAGTGAAGCCAAGAATGGAGCTAATCTTGGACCTCTTTCTTTACCTATAAACAAACTATAAAGCACTTTAAAGTATTTTTTACTTGGAATTCCCCGTTTTTTAGCAGCATCGAAGATAACTGTGTTTAACTCATCGACTGTAAATCTTTCCTTCCTCTCAATCCATTCTGCGAGTTCTTCCAGAGCTTCTTTGATGTCCTCACTCATCTCCACTGTGGGCAGTTTTTCCTGGAGTTCAAATTTAACTCCTTCGGGAGCATATTTCTCTACCCAGTTTTTAGCAAGCTTTATCCTCAATTTTATTCTCTCTAGATCTTCTCTTCTTAGGTCAGTTGGGATATGGCCCTGCTCCTTTAGCACGTTTATTATTTTATCCTCGTCCAAGTGAGGCATCTGCACTAGCACTACGAGGAATCTAAAAGGCGCTTGCGCTATTAATCGCTCTGGAATAGAGGGCATTGAAAGTTCATAAGTCCTCTTAAGCTCTTCCCCTTCTTCAGGGTTTTTAGCCTCTTCCATTCCAAAATACAGCCTCTCAACCTTATCAAATTCATCATAAAGGTTTAACAGGCCTAATTCGAGGTCAATTTTTATCTCCTTGTTCGGCCTATGTCTTGCATAGAGGAACCTTATTACCCCAGGCTCGAGAACTTCATAAAGGTCACTCAGCAATATAACGTTCCCCTTGGATCCACTCATCTTGCCTTTTTGCCCTTTTATGCCTACAAACTCATACATGAGCGGCATCGGAGGTTCCTTTCCATAAACTGCCTTTATTATCTCAATACCCGTTTCATACCCTGAACCCGCTGCTAAGTGGTCCTTTCCAGCTGGTTCAAAATCCACATTAAAGTGAGCCCATCTCATGGGCCAGTCTACTCTCCATCTGAGCTTAACATTCCCGTCTCTGATGTCTGTAACATCTTCACTTTCACAATGCATGCATCTATACTTTATTTTCCATTCGCCATCCCATTCGACAAATTGAGCCTCTTTGCGGCATTTAGGACAATAAATTTGAACTGGTTGCCAATCTTCAGGCAAATGAGGCTGTTTTGCCATGTCTCTAAACTTATTTAAGATCTCCATAATCTTGTCTCTCTTTTCAAGGGCTATCCTCACATCATTAGCGTATTCTCCACTTTTGTAGAGTTCGCTCGCTCTTAGGAAATCCACAGCAATGCCTAACTTTTCTACTTCTTCTTCAAAGAGCTCTCTAAAGTGATCAGCATAACTCTCATGGCATCCCCAAGGATCAGGAACTTCACTTACAGGCATTGTGAGATACTCTTGCCATTCCTTGGGAACATTTTTCGGGACTTTTCTAAACCTATCATAATCATCCCACATGTGAATATGTCTAACCTTTTTCCCTCTGTCTTTTAAAGCGTGACCCACTATGTAAGTGGTGAAAAGCTCCCTAAAGTTCCCTATGTGGACATAACCACTAGGAGTGATTCCACTCTCAACTACATAGGACTCTTTATCCCCCTTTTCTCGAATAATTTTCTCAGCCATATAATCAGCCCAATGAACCATTTTTCATCCCCCAAGGTAGAGTCATAAAAATCATTTTTAAGTTTTGGCTCTGCGTTTTCAAACAGGAATGCAAACAAACAAAGTTTAAATATTTCGACCTCTTATTAACGGGTGATAGAGATGAACATAGTAACGGCAGTATTTTTTGCGGCACTCCCCATTTTGAGTGCAATATTCATAACAAAGTACCTAGGCAAAGAATATGCATGGGTAAACAGAAAAATAATTCATTTCAGCATTGTGCCTGCAACACTTCTATACTATTTCGAAGAAATCCCCAAAGAAGTATTCTCTTTAGCAGCACTTCTTTTTGGGACCGCCCAATTATATTTGCACATAAAGAAGGGAGAACTTCAGTGGTATCAAATAGATAAGAATTATGGGGAGGTGTTTTTTGCATTCTCTGCAGCTGTAGTGGCATTTTTCCTCCCCAGAGAATATGCAACAGCACTTCTTTTGGTTATGGCAATAAGTGATGGGGTTACTGGAATCATAAGATTTCATTATTTCAGAAAAAGAGGGTATAACGTAAAGCTAAAGAAACACTGGAGTGGCAGTGTAGGATACTTTTTCTCCAGCCTTTTAATAGCCTTCTTTTTCCTTCAGAGTGTTTCTTGGTACTCAAAGTTCTTATGGAGTATTATTCTTACATTTGCTGAATACCAGCAATTTATAGACGATAATCTCTCCGTACCAATCATAGGGATATTAATTAGGGGTATACTCTAGCTATTCAGCCCATCTAACTTTTAGACTATCTTTTTTGGCCTTTAAGAATTCTTCCACTAGTGCTTTTCCACTTGCTTCCATGAATTCCTCAACGTTACTTATTCCAAGCTCTTTTAGACCTATTGCAGTAACTTCTTCTGGAACTCCTTTTGCTTCCACGTTTATCCCTATGTGAACTTTAATACTCACCGGAGAGATTGTAGCAATAGAGATGTTAAGTTTTTTCTCATTAACGTAAATGTCATCGCCGCGTCTGGAAGTTTTTATTCCGTATGCTTCCAAAACTTCACAGAGCTTTACTATAAAGAGCTTTTGAAGGACTGACGCTAAGAAAACATTTGGAACCTCAAAAACCTCTATTATATAATGAACCATGTCATCACTTTTTATCTCCTTTTTCTGACGGAGATCCTCAATATCGATCATTTCTTCAACTTTGACATTACATTTCCCTCTGAAAATGACTATTGAATTCCCTAGAACTCCAAAGTTCCTGTATGCCCAGTGACTTTTTATGGCAGAGCCATCATAATCAATCCTTTTATCCCTAACTATCAAAAGTTCCATTCTCCTCACCTCAACTTCTTTCTATGAGGTAGAATTTAAGTTCTTCAAAATTTTTTACATCTCTCCACATATGAACAAACTTTATCTCTGGAATTGCCTTTTTAACTTCTTCTAGATGAAGAGTTCTATCGTCAACATAGATTACTTCATCTATCTCATATCCAATGGTTTGAAGTTGTTTGAGAGTCCTAAGTATCATGTCGGCTTTATTTGGATGGTTTTCAATTTTAGGAAAAACAAAGTAATGCCAAATACCAAACTCTTCAAGAATAGGTCGAACCAATTCTTCTACATTCCAGCTTGCAATACTCAAGAGAAATCTGTCTTTTGCCCATCTTAAAAACTCTATAACTCCCTCAAAAAGTCTCAATTTATTTCCATAGGAGTCAACTAATTCATTCCCATTGACTTTAAATGGAGGGACCAACCTAGATGCATCATAGTGATCCCACAAAGTACCATCAAGGTCTAGAATCAACAATTTCATTTTTTCACCCAAGAAATAATCATAACTTAGATTTTTTGAAATTATCGTTGAACTAGAACATATACTCAGAAGAGATTAAAGTTACAAGGACCGTGCATAGGCAGATTTGGCCTATCAAATGCCCAGCCCCCTTTCGGGGGTAAGAACCTCGGGCTATTGGGAGCGGCAGACTAAACGGGTCGGTTTCCCTTCCCGCTTACATCCCCGCTCCATCAAACCCGTCTTCTGCGGGCGCCCTCGTCCCTGGCAACGGACCGGTCACCCGACCCCTTGCGCCAGGGAGTGGCCGCCTATTTTCGGGGGCCGCTTCGGCCTTAGATGCCTTCAGGCCTTATCGGCTACGGCGTAGCTGCCCGGCTATGCCCTGTAGGACAACCGGTAGACCAGAGGCCGCGGCACCCTGTTCCTCTCGTACTAAGGGCGCCTTCCCCTCAGGCGGCCAGCACCCCCGGTAGATAGCATCCGACCTGTCTCACGACGGTCTAAACCCAGCTCACGTTCCCCTTTAATGGGTGAACACCCCCACCCTTGGCCCCTGCTGCAGGACCAGGATGGGAAGAGCCGACAGCGAGGTAGCAAGCCTCGGGGTCGATATGGGCTCTCGCCCGAGACGACTCTGTTATCCCCAGGGTAGCTTTTCTGTCATCCCAGGCCCCCACCGGGGAGGCTCTGGGGTTCGCTAGGCCACGCTTTCGCGGCTGGACCCGCCTCTGTTACGGGTCCAGTCAGGCCGGCTTTTGCCCTTGCACTCTACGGCGGATTCCTGACCCGCCTGAGCCGACCTTAGGGCACCCTCGATACCTTTTCGAGGGTGTGCCGCCCCAGCCAAACTGCCCACCTACCGCTGTCCCCGCTTTCGCGGGTTAGCCATACGGCAAAGGGTGGGCGGTGTCTCATGGACGGCTCCATCCGGCCCGGAGACCGGACTTCGACGCCTCCCGCCTACGCTGCGCACCCCCCGCCGTATGGCAACGGCAGGCTGCAGTAAAGCTCCATGGGGTCTTCGCTTCCCACCGGGGGTCCCTGGCATATGCGCCAGGCAGTGGTTTCGCCGGGCCCCAGCCGGGGACAGTGGGGACCTCGTTACGCCATTCATGCAGGTCGGCATTTAACCGACAAGGAATTTCGCTACCTTAAGAGGGTTATAGTTACCCCCGCCGTTTACCGGCGCTTCACCCGGTTGAACCCGGGCTTCACGTACCGGCACTGGGCAGGCGTCGGCCCCAGTACAAACCCTTTCGGGCTAGCTGGGACCTGTGTTTTTACTAAACAGTCGGGCCCCCCTAGTCACTGCGACCTGCGGTTTACGCAACCGCAGGCACCCCTTCTCCCGAAGTTACAGGGCCAATTTGCCGAGTTCCCTCGGCTGGGTTTCCCCCGACACGCCTTAGGCTTCTCACCCAGGGGCACCAGTGTCAGTTCTCGGTACGGTCGCGGAGGATCGTTCTCCGAGGGCTTTTCACGGGCCCCAGGGATCGGCAGAACCCCCCTTACGGGAGGCCATTCGCGCTTTCACCCGGTTCTCGCCATTACGGCACTCCCCGGGCTTATACGCTTAGCCGGCCTTGTGGACCGGTCCGCCTACCCCGAGGCGTCACCCTCGGAGCTTGCGTTGCCGCACCTACCTCCGCGGTACGGGAATATAAACCCGTTTCCCTTTCGCCAGCACCGAGTTACGGGCTGGCTTAGGACCGACTAACCCACGGCTGACGAACATTGCCGTGGAACCCTGGCCCCTTCGGCGGCCGGGATTCTCACCCGGCTATGCTGCTACTCCCGGCAGGATCCGCAATCCCGACGGGTCCACCGGACCTCACGGCCCGGCTTCTACCCCACCGGGACGCCCGCCTACCCGATCACGGACCAATCGGTCCGTGCGCCGGGGTCTCGGCGGCCGGCTTGAACCCCGTCCATTTTCGGGGCCCCTGACCTCGACGGGTGAGCTGTTACGCACTCTTTAAAGGATGGCTGCTTCTAAGCCTACCTCCCCGCTGTCTAAGGCCAGGGACACCCTTTGGAGTAATACTTAGCCGGCACTTTGGGGCCTTAACCCCGGTCTGGGTTGTTCCCCTCTCGGTGGACGGCTTACACCGTCACCCTACTCCCCCCATCTACGGCGGTAGTGGGTTCGGAGTTTGACAGGATGCCGGAGGCTTTCGCCCCCTGCACACCCAATCAGTGCTCTACCCCACTACCTACCTCCGGGGAGGCTATCCTGCGGGATAATTCGGCGGGAACCAGCTATCTCCGGCCTCGATTGGCCTTTCACCCCTAGCCCGAGGTCACGGGAGCGAATTGCACATCAGCATCCCTAACGGGCCTCCATCCCTCTGTTGAGGGACTTCACCCTGCCCCGGGCTAGATCGACCGGTTTCGGGTCTCACGGCCGTGACTCCGGGCGCTTTCACACCCCGTCCCTCGGCGAAGCGCCTGCGGACCTGTCGGTTTCCCTACGGCTCCGGGGATTTACCCCCTTAACCTCGCCACGGCCGTGAACTCCCTGCCCCGTGTTTCAAGACGGACGGTGCAACCCCGGTCCTCTTCCCTCGTACTCTCCCGTCGCCGGGATTTCCTTCGGGGAGAATCATTCCTTTCGGGCCGCACCCAACTATCGCCACCTGGTTTCAGGCTCTTTTCACCCCCCTCCCGGGGTGCTTTTCAGCTTTCCCTCACGGTACTAGTTCGCTATCGGTCTCGGGACGTATTTAGGGTTGGGAGCCGATGCCTCCCAGCTTCCCGCCGGATATCCGACCGACGGTACTCAGGAACCCCGCAGGAGCCTTCGGGCTTACGCCTACGGGGCTATCACCCTCTCCGGCGCCGCGTTCCAGCGGACTTCGGCTTCACCCGAGAGGCTCCAATGCAGGGCCCTGCTACACCACATCCCCTGAGTGTTTCCACTCAGGGTTCAGTTTGCCCTGTG comes from Thermococcus sp. EP1 and encodes:
- a CDS encoding NADP-dependent malic enzyme, which produces MIDEEFRKRLAEHALGYHRNNFPGNGKIEIIPKVKVEDPYDLSLAYTPGVAEPCRAIVAGESYEDYTIIPNTVAVISDGSAVLGLGDIGGLAGMPVLEGKCVLFKVLAGVDAFPILIDTKEVDEIVNTVKLISRGFGGINLEDISAPRCFEIEEKLKRELDIPVFHDDQHGTAVVTLAGLINALKIVGKKFEDIKVVIKGAGAAGIAIAKILHHKGVKEIVMVDRKGVIYEGREGLNPYKREVARFNIYGIEGDLIDAIEGADVFIGVSVGESVNEEMIQKMSDDAIVFAMANPIPEIMPEKAKKAGARIVATGRSDYPNQINNVLGFPGIFRGALDVRAKEITLNMNIAAAEAIAKVVSDEELSEEYIIPTPLHPEVYPREARAVAEQAMKDGVARRKISGEWVEEYTRKLRAFYQHYIAPINRKRKKFG
- the dph5 gene encoding diphthine synthase, yielding MAIYFIGLGLYDEKDITLKGLEIAKKCELLFAEFYTSLLAGTTIEKIEQQIGKPIRVLNREDVELNFEKIVLKEAKEKNVAFLTAGDPMVATTHADLRIRAKQRGIESYIIHAPSIYSAISITGLHIYKFGKSATVAYPEKNWFPTSHYDVLKENKERGLHTLLFLDIKADQGRYMSANEAMRILLQIEEMKKEDVFTENTLAIVLARAGSLTPTLKAGYVKELIKEDFGKQPHVLIVPGKLHIVEAEYLVEFANAPKEILKDV
- a CDS encoding metal-dependent transcriptional regulator; the protein is MEISKREEEYLETMYILQKNKGIIRVKDISKKLGVRPPSVVDALKKLNEKGFIEYEKYDRILLTEKGVEVAKSTYQKHLLLMKFFTEILGIPPEIAEEDACQFEHYVHEITAERMKEFAKYIQEHCPYVLKQFLKESKEKS
- the bpsA gene encoding N(4)-bis(aminopropyl)spermidine synthase — encoded protein: MMDIVERVKEKTPIPVYERKIENVLSAILASNNPWKIVDLSEEPLPLVVAVVEALHDLNYVEFREGIILTQKGKELVEKYGIGKREDYTCKHCEGKTVELDAFSELLEQFKEIVKERPEPKHEFDQAYVTPETTVSRIALMHTRGDLENKEVFVLGDDDLTSIALMLSGLPKRIAVLDIDERLTNFIEKTAEELGYDNVEIFTFDLRKPLPEYALRKFDTFITDPPETVDAVRAFVGRGIATLKGPGCAGYFGITRRESSTDKWYQIEKLLISEFNVVITDIIRNFNEYVNWGYVEETRAWKLLPIKVMPEYNWYKSYMFRIQTIEGSKGYEDEITAGQELYDDDESSTT
- a CDS encoding DUF366 family protein; the encoded protein is MELLIVRDKRIDYDGSAIKSHWAYRNFGVLGNSIVIFRGKCNVKVEEMIDIEDLRQKKEIKSDDMVHYIIEVFEVPNVFLASVLQKLFIVKLCEVLEAYGIKTSRRGDDIYVNEKKLNISIATISPVSIKVHIGINVEAKGVPEEVTAIGLKELGISNVEEFMEASGKALVEEFLKAKKDSLKVRWAE
- a CDS encoding NCS2 family permease, whose product is MSWFEEYFEFTEYRTNMKTEVLAGITTFMTMAYILFVNPAILSDAIGKEAFNSLVAVTALAAGISTIIMGLYAKKPFALAPGMGLNAYFAYSVVIGMGYDWRVALAAVFVEGILFIVLSVTKVRSAIIHAIPLSQKYAVGAGIGLFLTFIGLNDVGLLTAFVDESGVLKFTGFNVSALATKPIMLFFFGLFLAGVLITLRIKGALLISIITTSILGWITGAAPWPDHIFSTPNISYTFLKLDLQGLLNVGAIGVVFAFFMVDFFDTLGTVTGLSAKAGFLTKEGKVPDAEKVLLTDAIGTTFGALLGTSTVTTYIESAAGIEEGGRTGMTALVTGLLFLAVGLFIAPLAQAIPAFATAPALVIVGYYMLSAIRGVDFDDASEAIPAFLVLITIPYTYSIADGIGMGFISYTILKLFSGRGKEIHPLMYILTLIFIGYFAYLGGVF
- a CDS encoding class I SAM-dependent methyltransferase — encoded protein: MGFEEYYQAFRAYTDIYSKEYQKRIEELEPYLLKFMEKKGKVLDLACGVGGFSFLLEEYGFDVIGVDISEKMIEKAKTYGNEKNSKVEFLIGDAMNLPFEGNTFDYVIFLGNTTTHFLPRELNKVFKEVRRILKKEGLFLINFIDMRELLSRIQMGTVIGEKYWINKVMIDKEEKTALIEYKSDEITFRVRFVIWGSTTVDLLARMYFTPIETIKLDELSYLNIYKKK
- a CDS encoding indolepyruvate oxidoreductase subunit beta, with amino-acid sequence MEFNLIITGVGGQGGLTLSRIIGNAAMKEGYNVRIGETLGMSQRYGSVLSYLRFGEEVYSPLIEEGEADLMLALEPAEALRNARFLSGKSYAIVNAYPIHTATTLVGKEEYPDLDDIQKALKRICPVEMMNFQKEADKINPRTLGVLMLGYAYGRGLVPLRKESIIEGIRETLKAKLWEVNILALEKGIELAR
- the lysS gene encoding lysine--tRNA ligase; protein product: MVHWADYMAEKIIREKGDKESYVVESGITPSGYVHIGNFRELFTTYIVGHALKDRGKKVRHIHMWDDYDRFRKVPKNVPKEWQEYLTMPVSEVPDPWGCHESYADHFRELFEEEVEKLGIAVDFLRASELYKSGEYANDVRIALEKRDKIMEILNKFRDMAKQPHLPEDWQPVQIYCPKCRKEAQFVEWDGEWKIKYRCMHCESEDVTDIRDGNVKLRWRVDWPMRWAHFNVDFEPAGKDHLAAGSGYETGIEIIKAVYGKEPPMPLMYEFVGIKGQKGKMSGSKGNVILLSDLYEVLEPGVIRFLYARHRPNKEIKIDLELGLLNLYDEFDKVERLYFGMEEAKNPEEGEELKRTYELSMPSIPERLIAQAPFRFLVVLVQMPHLDEDKIINVLKEQGHIPTDLRREDLERIKLRIKLAKNWVEKYAPEGVKFELQEKLPTVEMSEDIKEALEELAEWIERKERFTVDELNTVIFDAAKKRGIPSKKYFKVLYSLFIGKERGPRLAPFLASLDREFVIKRLRLES